From Salvelinus namaycush isolate Seneca chromosome 27, SaNama_1.0, whole genome shotgun sequence, the proteins below share one genomic window:
- the si:ch73-345f18.3 gene encoding uncharacterized protein si:ch73-345f18.3 codes for MSVLFCCRCVFPSEDTDERQPLLHPKLPESEKPVSARQPRPAPTVSRSGQLVPKRVGVKDLDQRFSDVTETFNQQHESYNVMKERVISLRRTYNCNNDSTLTLTECVRKIKEEYEDSYRVTVVIKGYDFSLSVVPLRSVDEGEKSLPRLLRLAQDELRGFSQGAIAIVAAGTKLQVLIDWLLSRGERMAEQVREVAPTHQDHCRLEENLIETMQEVRRVRELSLGYCLQAREIQTEAAQIAGLA; via the exons ATGTCTGTGCTATTTTGTTGCCGCTGTGTTTTTCCTTCCGAAGACACCGACGAG AGACAGCCTCTACTGCACCCCAAGCTTCCAGAATCAGAGAAGCCAGTGTCGGCCAGACAGCCTCGACCAGCACCCACAG tgagtCGGAGTGGTCAGTTGGTCCCGAAGCGTGTGGGTGTGAAGGACTTGGACCAGCGGTTCTCTGATGTGACCGAGACGTTCAACCAACAACATGAGAGCTATAATGTCATGAAGGAACGCGTCATATCTCTTCGCCGCACTTACAACTGTAACAACGACAGCACCCTGACTCTGACCGAGTGTGTGAGGAAGATCAAGGAGGAGtacg aGGACAGCTACAGGGTAACCGTGGTGATAAAGGGgtatgacttctctctctctgtggttccgCTGAGGTCTGTGGATGAGGGAGAGAAGTCTCTACCTCGCCTACTCCGGTTGGCTCAGGATGAGCTCAGGGGCTTTTCCCAGGGCGCCATAGCAATAGTCGCTGCCGGGACCAAGCTCCAGGTGCTGATAGACTGGCTGCTTAGTCGGGGGGAGCGAATGGCGGAGCAGGTCAGGGAGGTGGCACCAACTCATCAGGACCACTGTAGGCTGGAGGAGAACCTGATTGAGACCATGCAGGAAGTGAGAAGGGTGAGGGAGCTTTCGCTAGGGTACTGCCTGCAGGCTAGAGAGATCCAAACTGAGGCCGCACAGATAGCAGGGCTGGCCTGa